The proteins below are encoded in one region of Peptoniphilus sp. GNH:
- a CDS encoding HK97 gp10 family phage protein — MNVKIENLTSEIMKGLEEYSDMATDEVKKEVKKAGSNIRKDIQENAPVGETKKYSKSWSVKTMKETSNSIELVVHSRNRYQLAHLLEKGHVLRQGGRVSARPHIGPAEKKGFRELEENIMRKLQDG; from the coding sequence ATGAATGTAAAAATTGAAAACCTCACCAGTGAAATAATGAAGGGCTTAGAAGAATATTCTGATATGGCAACAGATGAAGTCAAAAAGGAAGTAAAAAAAGCTGGTAGCAATATTAGAAAAGACATACAAGAAAATGCACCTGTAGGAGAAACAAAGAAATATTCTAAATCTTGGTCTGTTAAAACAATGAAAGAAACTTCAAACTCAATAGAACTCGTAGTCCATTCAAGAAATAGATATCAACTGGCGCATTTGCTTGAGAAAGGGCACGTCCTAAGACAGGGTGGAAGAGTATCTGCTAGGCCTCATATTGGACCAGCTGAAAAGAAAGGATTCAGAGAATTGGAAGAAAATATAATGAGGAAATTACAAGATGGATAG
- a CDS encoding phage head closure protein yields MKISDLNRKITFQNKNVEVDGIGNHKSVWADYLETSAYISFQGKGEEVFLGMEVDRSDISFTVRFQNRLKKINTSEYRILFEDEIYNIISIDFMNYKNRFIKFRCRKVSR; encoded by the coding sequence ATGAAAATATCGGATTTAAATAGAAAAATTACCTTTCAAAATAAAAATGTTGAGGTGGATGGAATTGGTAACCATAAATCGGTATGGGCAGATTATCTAGAAACATCAGCCTATATATCATTTCAAGGTAAAGGAGAAGAAGTTTTTCTTGGGATGGAAGTAGATAGGTCAGACATTTCTTTTACTGTAAGATTTCAAAATAGGTTGAAGAAGATTAACACTTCAGAATATAGAATTCTATTTGAAGACGAAATTTACAATATCATCTCTATTGACTTTATGAACTACAAAAATAGATTTATAAAGTTTAGGTGTAGGAAGGTGAGTAGATGA
- a CDS encoding head-tail connector protein encodes MITLEEAKSYLRVDFDDEDEMIESLIQSSIKHSMDVARVDSEEDLSKNPNGNIAVLYMTAYLYEHREEADYSELNLTLRALLFGMRKAEF; translated from the coding sequence ATGATTACTCTTGAGGAGGCAAAGTCATATTTAAGGGTGGATTTTGATGATGAGGATGAGATGATTGAATCTCTCATCCAATCATCAATAAAGCACTCCATGGATGTAGCAAGGGTTGATAGTGAAGAAGACCTTTCTAAAAATCCAAATGGAAATATAGCTGTCTTATATATGACTGCTTATCTTTATGAACACCGAGAAGAGGCAGATTATTCTGAATTAAACTTAACTCTAAGGGCTTTATTATTTGGAATGAGAAAGGCTGAGTTCTAA
- a CDS encoding phage major capsid protein, whose amino-acid sequence MNIKELLEKRSKAWDEAKAFAESKTDEKGLMSDEDFKTYEEMERTIENYTREIERKKREEEMDKSLEKPTTQALTNEPATFNEEEKPMRARNTYKKSMMKALRTNFRDISNELKVGTDESGGYLVPEEMEADIVNGLEDENIVRKLATKVQTSGLHKINIAATKPAALWVEEGGQLTFGDGTFDQVSLDAHKLHVGIKVTEELLYDAAFNLEKYITEEFTRALANAEEDAFLNGDGVNKPTGIFDSKKGGELGVTTKAQTITADELIDLVYSLDRPYRKKAAFILNDATVAQIRKLKDVNGAYIWQPSLKDGEPDRLLGYPAYTSAFAPKAEKGKLAVAFGDFSYYKIGDRGNRSFQDLKELFAGNGMVGFLGKERVDGILVLREAVKLLKIGATA is encoded by the coding sequence ATGAATATTAAAGAACTTTTAGAAAAGAGAAGTAAAGCTTGGGATGAGGCAAAAGCATTTGCTGAGTCTAAGACAGATGAAAAGGGTCTAATGTCTGACGAAGATTTCAAGACATATGAAGAGATGGAGAGAACTATCGAGAATTATACTCGTGAAATCGAAAGAAAGAAGAGGGAAGAAGAAATGGATAAATCCTTGGAAAAACCTACTACTCAAGCACTAACAAATGAACCTGCTACTTTTAATGAAGAAGAAAAGCCAATGAGAGCAAGAAATACCTATAAGAAATCCATGATGAAGGCATTAAGAACTAACTTTAGAGATATTTCCAATGAATTAAAAGTTGGTACAGATGAAAGTGGTGGATACTTAGTTCCTGAAGAGATGGAAGCAGATATTGTAAACGGTCTTGAAGATGAAAATATTGTAAGAAAATTAGCTACAAAAGTTCAAACTTCTGGTCTTCATAAAATTAATATTGCAGCTACAAAGCCTGCTGCTCTATGGGTAGAAGAAGGTGGTCAACTTACCTTTGGAGATGGTACATTCGACCAAGTATCTCTTGATGCACACAAACTTCATGTTGGTATTAAAGTAACTGAAGAACTTCTCTATGATGCAGCCTTTAATTTAGAAAAATACATCACTGAAGAATTTACTAGAGCACTAGCAAATGCTGAAGAAGATGCCTTCTTAAATGGCGATGGAGTAAATAAGCCTACAGGAATTTTTGACTCTAAAAAGGGTGGAGAACTTGGTGTGACAACAAAGGCTCAAACAATTACTGCTGATGAATTAATTGATTTAGTTTACTCTCTAGACAGACCGTATAGAAAGAAAGCAGCCTTCATTTTAAATGATGCAACAGTTGCTCAAATTAGAAAACTTAAGGATGTTAATGGTGCATATATTTGGCAACCATCACTTAAAGATGGAGAACCAGATAGACTTTTAGGATATCCTGCTTATACATCTGCCTTTGCTCCTAAAGCTGAAAAAGGAAAACTTGCAGTAGCCTTTGGCGATTTTTCTTACTACAAGATTGGAGACAGAGGAAATAGGTCATTCCAAGACTTAAAAGAATTATTTGCTGGTAATGGAATGGTTGGTTTCTTAGGTAAAGAAAGAGTAGATGGAATCCTTGTATTAAGAGAGGCAGTTAAACTATTAAAAATTGGTGCTACTGCCTAA
- a CDS encoding Clp protease ClpP, which produces MKNNKIFWNWKKDSNELYIDGVIAEESWFDDEITPRLFFEELKNKSGDITVWINSPGGDCIAASRIYTMLLEHKGNVTIKIDGLAASAASVIAMAGTEVLMSPTSLMMIHNPLTVAIGDSKEMQKAIDMLKEVKESIINAYEIKTGLSREEISNLMDGETWFDKNKAIEMGFCDGTLTDKRKDEKVTNMVFSRRAVTNSLLTKINKEVKTHSMSEVEGRLNNIKNTWR; this is translated from the coding sequence ATGAAGAACAATAAAATATTTTGGAATTGGAAAAAGGATTCAAATGAACTCTATATAGATGGAGTTATTGCAGAAGAGTCTTGGTTTGATGATGAAATCACACCAAGGCTCTTTTTTGAAGAATTAAAAAACAAAAGTGGAGATATAACTGTGTGGATCAACTCCCCTGGTGGTGATTGTATAGCTGCATCGAGAATTTACACCATGCTTTTAGAGCACAAAGGAAATGTGACAATTAAGATTGATGGGCTTGCAGCATCAGCAGCATCTGTCATTGCCATGGCAGGAACTGAAGTATTGATGAGTCCAACATCATTAATGATGATTCACAACCCTTTAACTGTAGCTATTGGTGACTCAAAAGAAATGCAAAAAGCCATAGATATGTTAAAGGAAGTTAAGGAGTCAATCATCAATGCCTATGAGATTAAGACAGGTTTATCCAGAGAAGAGATTTCTAATCTAATGGATGGAGAGACTTGGTTTGATAAGAATAAGGCCATCGAGATGGGTTTTTGTGATGGAACTCTCACTGACAAAAGAAAAGATGAAAAAGTTACGAACATGGTCTTTTCAAGGCGAGCAGTTACAAACTCCCTTTTAACAAAGATAAATAAAGAAGTGAAAACTCACTCAATGAGTGAGGTCGAAGGCAGATTAAACAATATTAAAAATACTTGGAGGTAA
- a CDS encoding phage portal protein: MLFSYLLLGGGNINILNLIFTHKGTGKSRDKPKDGERISSSSFLFGRTTAGRNVTEFTAMQMTAVYSCVRVLAETLAGLPLHLYKRGDSNSKEKAKDHAIYFLLHDEPNTEMTSFVFRETLMTHLLLWGNAYAQIIRNGRNEVIGLYPLMPNKMTVMRSEDGEIFYKYNHKSEEVYLLKEDVLHIPGLGFDGLIGYSPITMAKNAIGMAMACEDYGASFFQNGAQPGGVLEHPGIIKDPERVRESWNAAFQGPKNANKVAVLEEGMKYQPIAIAPSEAQFLETRKFQLNEIARIFRIPPHMIGDLERSSFSNIEQQSLEFVKYTLDPWIVRWEQSLERALLTKKEKESYFIKFNLDGLLRGDYESRMNGYAVGRQNGWMSANDIRELENLDRISAEEGGDLYLVNGNMLPLDKAGSFYQQKGEVISPNEEQ; encoded by the coding sequence GTGCTTTTTTCATACCTACTTTTAGGAGGTGGTAATATAAACATTTTAAATTTAATATTCACCCATAAGGGCACAGGTAAGTCGAGAGACAAACCTAAAGACGGGGAGAGGATATCTTCATCGTCTTTTTTATTTGGGAGAACAACGGCAGGAAGGAATGTAACCGAATTTACTGCTATGCAAATGACGGCAGTTTATTCATGTGTGAGGGTTCTTGCTGAAACCTTAGCAGGACTTCCACTTCATCTATATAAAAGGGGAGATTCTAATTCAAAGGAAAAAGCAAAAGACCACGCCATATATTTTCTCTTACACGATGAACCTAATACTGAGATGACTTCATTTGTATTTAGAGAAACACTAATGACTCATCTTCTTTTATGGGGTAATGCCTATGCTCAAATAATTCGCAATGGAAGAAATGAGGTCATCGGACTTTATCCACTAATGCCAAATAAGATGACTGTTATGAGAAGTGAAGATGGAGAAATCTTTTATAAATACAATCATAAATCAGAAGAAGTTTATCTTTTAAAAGAAGATGTTCTTCATATACCTGGACTTGGTTTTGATGGTCTTATTGGTTACTCGCCAATTACCATGGCCAAGAATGCAATTGGTATGGCTATGGCTTGTGAAGATTACGGCGCTAGCTTTTTCCAAAATGGAGCACAACCAGGTGGGGTTTTAGAACATCCAGGCATAATTAAAGACCCAGAGAGAGTAAGGGAGTCATGGAATGCAGCCTTTCAAGGGCCTAAGAACGCCAACAAAGTGGCTGTACTTGAAGAAGGGATGAAATACCAACCGATTGCTATTGCACCAAGTGAAGCCCAGTTTTTGGAAACTAGAAAGTTTCAGTTAAATGAGATAGCAAGAATATTTAGAATACCACCTCATATGATTGGTGATTTAGAGAGGTCGTCATTTTCAAATATAGAACAGCAGTCACTTGAGTTTGTTAAATACACACTTGATCCTTGGATTGTTCGTTGGGAACAATCTTTGGAAAGAGCACTGCTAACAAAAAAAGAAAAAGAATCCTACTTTATTAAATTTAATCTTGATGGACTTCTAAGAGGAGACTATGAATCAAGGATGAATGGATATGCTGTAGGAAGACAGAATGGCTGGATGAGTGCAAACGACATAAGAGAACTGGAAAATTTAGATAGGATCTCGGCTGAAGAAGGTGGAGACCTATATCTTGTAAATGGAAATATGCTACCACTTGATAAGGCAGGTAGTTTTTATCAGCAGAAAGGAGAAGTGATAAGTCCTAATGAAGAACAATAA
- a CDS encoding L-2-amino-thiazoline-4-carboxylic acid hydrolase, with the protein MRPKFSYWIILYPFIKSYLKSRFPKNQVREIFKNAKREYKNLMVKSEDIGEDNPMASNLYYSILFFSFLYGNPSLINKSILAELMEYVITHPIINKLNKKDFNNSKDMEKFKEKMIENSKWADENLIKYPSTWKFNFDDSHQDGCYYYFTKCPIAKYFKDNGLEEYTHLFCELDYLTIKACKGKLIRHNTLADGDEICDFWILGDQADYPN; encoded by the coding sequence ATGAGACCAAAGTTCAGTTATTGGATTATTTTATATCCTTTTATTAAAAGTTATTTAAAGTCTCGATTTCCGAAAAACCAAGTTCGTGAGATATTTAAAAATGCAAAGCGAGAGTATAAAAATTTGATGGTAAAATCTGAGGATATAGGTGAAGATAATCCTATGGCATCAAATTTATATTACTCAATCTTGTTTTTTTCATTCTTGTACGGAAATCCATCTTTAATAAACAAAAGCATTCTGGCAGAATTAATGGAGTATGTTATCACTCATCCAATAATAAACAAATTGAATAAAAAGGATTTCAATAATAGTAAAGACATGGAAAAGTTTAAAGAAAAGATGATAGAAAATTCGAAATGGGCAGATGAAAACCTAATTAAATATCCAAGTACATGGAAGTTTAACTTTGATGATTCTCATCAAGACGGTTGTTATTATTATTTTACAAAATGTCCAATTGCTAAATATTTTAAAGATAATGGTTTAGAAGAATATACACATCTATTTTGTGAGCTGGATTATTTGACTATAAAGGCATGTAAGGGTAAGTTAATTCGACATAATACATTAGCAGATGGTGATGAAATATGTGATTTTTGGATTTTAGGAGACCAAGCAGATTATCCAAATTAA
- a CDS encoding terminase large subunit: MKYKPTKFMLPTSHYDKNKADYAVTFIECLKHTKGRWAGKDFKLIDWQEEIIRDLFGIVKDTGYRQFNTAYIEIPKKMGKSELAAAIALLLTCGDGEERAEVYGCAADRQQATIVFDVAADMVRMSPALSKRVKILASQKRMIYKPTNSFYQVLSAEAYSKHGFNIHGVVFDELHTQPNRKLFDVMTKGSGDARTQPLYFLITTAGTDTKSICYETHQKAVDILEGRKTDPTFYPVIYGADREDDWTDEKVWHKANPSLGITVPIEKVRQACESAKQNPTEENSFRQLRLNQWVKQAIRWMPMGKWDLCNFAVNEEELRGRVCYGGLDLSSTTDITAFVLVFPPLDEDDKYQILPYFWLPEDNLDLRVKRDHVNYDIWKKQGYIQTTEGNVVHYGFIEKFIEDLGETYNIREIAFDRWGAVQMVQNLEGMGFTVVPFGQGFKDMSPPTKELMKLTLERKIAHGGHPVLRWMMDNIFIRTDPAGNIKADKEKSTEKIDGVIATIMALDRAIRCGNDISESVYDDRGLLLI, translated from the coding sequence ATGAAATATAAACCAACAAAATTTATGCTACCTACATCTCACTATGATAAAAACAAAGCAGATTATGCCGTTACCTTTATAGAATGCCTTAAACACACAAAAGGTAGATGGGCAGGTAAAGACTTCAAGCTTATTGACTGGCAAGAAGAAATAATTAGAGACTTATTTGGAATTGTAAAAGATACAGGATACCGACAATTTAATACAGCCTATATTGAAATACCAAAGAAGATGGGAAAGTCTGAACTTGCAGCTGCCATAGCACTCCTCCTTACTTGTGGTGATGGAGAAGAAAGAGCAGAGGTATATGGATGTGCTGCCGATAGACAGCAAGCAACTATTGTCTTTGATGTTGCAGCTGATATGGTAAGAATGTCTCCAGCCCTTTCTAAAAGAGTAAAGATTCTAGCATCACAAAAGAGAATGATATATAAACCGACAAATTCTTTTTATCAAGTCTTATCTGCAGAGGCTTATTCTAAACACGGATTTAATATTCATGGTGTGGTCTTTGACGAACTTCATACCCAACCTAACAGAAAGTTATTTGATGTCATGACAAAAGGGTCTGGTGATGCGAGAACCCAACCCCTATATTTTCTTATAACAACTGCTGGAACAGATACAAAATCAATCTGCTACGAAACACATCAAAAAGCAGTCGACATACTTGAAGGCAGAAAAACTGATCCAACTTTTTATCCTGTTATTTATGGAGCAGATAGAGAAGACGATTGGACAGATGAAAAAGTATGGCATAAGGCAAATCCGTCTCTTGGAATCACAGTTCCAATAGAAAAAGTAAGACAAGCCTGTGAATCTGCTAAGCAAAATCCAACTGAAGAGAACTCCTTTAGACAGTTAAGATTAAATCAGTGGGTCAAACAAGCAATTAGGTGGATGCCCATGGGAAAATGGGACTTATGTAACTTTGCTGTTAATGAAGAAGAACTAAGAGGAAGAGTTTGTTATGGAGGTCTTGACCTATCATCAACAACAGATATTACGGCCTTTGTTTTAGTCTTTCCTCCATTAGATGAAGATGATAAATATCAAATATTACCCTACTTTTGGTTGCCAGAAGATAATCTTGACCTAAGAGTAAAACGAGACCATGTAAACTATGACATATGGAAAAAACAAGGCTACATTCAGACAACAGAGGGTAATGTAGTCCATTATGGCTTTATTGAAAAATTCATAGAAGACTTAGGTGAGACATATAACATCCGAGAAATAGCCTTTGATAGATGGGGAGCAGTTCAGATGGTTCAAAACTTAGAAGGGATGGGTTTTACAGTAGTTCCCTTTGGTCAAGGATTTAAAGATATGTCTCCACCAACAAAAGAATTAATGAAACTTACCCTTGAAAGAAAAATAGCCCATGGAGGACATCCCGTTCTAAGATGGATGATGGATAACATCTTCATACGAACAGATCCTGCTGGAAATATTAAGGCGGACAAGGAAAAATCTACAGAAAAGATTGATGGTGTAATTGCTACAATTATGGCACTTGACAGGGCTATAAGGTGTGGTAATGATATAAGTGAATCGGTCTATGATGATAGGGGATTACTTCTGATATAA
- a CDS encoding DUF4314 domain-containing protein, with translation MISREIIQKLKETYPVGTRVKLIQMEDDQAPPVGTLGTVYGVDAIGSILVKWDNGSMLNVIFRVDRIEKNIE, from the coding sequence ATGATTTCAAGGGAAATTATACAAAAATTAAAAGAGACATATCCAGTAGGTACAAGAGTAAAACTAATCCAAATGGAAGATGACCAAGCACCTCCAGTTGGAACTTTAGGCACAGTTTATGGGGTGGATGCCATTGGATCAATCCTAGTAAAATGGGATAATGGTTCGATGTTAAATGTAATTTTCAGAGTGGATAGAATAGAAAAAAATATCGAGTAA
- a CDS encoding site-specific DNA-methyltransferase yields the protein MITTKEMKLVDIEKLVPYVNNARTHSQDQINKLRSSIREFGFINPVIIDKDYGVIAGHGRIMAAKEEGVKEVPCVFADHLNDAQKKAYILADNRMALDAGWDEELLRVEIESLEDYGFNVELTGFSPDELSNIFDLGNDTEDDDFDVDEELEKPTFSKVGDIWTLGKHKLICGDSTDETIYEKLMGESQANLIITDPPYNVNYEGSAGKIKNDNMEQGKFYEFLLSSFLNMEKFLADDGSIYVFHADTEGLNFRKAFQDAGFYLSGTCIWKKQSLVLGRSPYQWQHEPILYGWKKKGKHNWYTGRKESTIWEFDKPRKNGDHPTMKPIPLLSYPIKNSSMTNSVVLDPFGGSGSTLIACEQTYRICRMIELDEKFVDVIVNRFIELVGSDKDVSLLRDGKEYKYEDVFNLT from the coding sequence ATGATTACAACAAAAGAAATGAAATTAGTTGATATCGAAAAACTTGTTCCCTATGTAAATAATGCAAGAACTCACTCACAAGACCAGATTAATAAACTACGCTCATCAATTCGAGAGTTTGGTTTCATCAATCCTGTAATTATTGATAAAGACTATGGAGTTATTGCAGGCCATGGAAGAATTATGGCAGCAAAGGAAGAAGGTGTAAAAGAAGTACCTTGTGTCTTTGCAGACCATCTAAATGATGCACAAAAGAAAGCATATATCTTAGCTGATAACAGAATGGCTCTTGATGCTGGTTGGGATGAAGAACTATTAAGGGTAGAAATTGAATCCCTAGAAGATTATGGTTTTAATGTAGAACTTACTGGTTTTTCACCAGATGAACTATCTAATATTTTTGACTTAGGAAACGATACAGAAGATGATGACTTTGATGTAGATGAAGAATTGGAAAAACCTACTTTTTCAAAGGTTGGAGATATATGGACTTTAGGTAAGCACAAACTTATTTGTGGAGATTCTACAGATGAGACTATTTATGAGAAATTAATGGGAGAATCACAAGCAAATCTTATCATCACAGACCCTCCATACAACGTAAACTATGAAGGATCAGCTGGAAAAATTAAAAATGACAATATGGAGCAAGGTAAATTCTATGAATTTTTACTAAGCTCCTTTTTAAATATGGAAAAGTTCCTCGCAGATGATGGCTCGATATATGTTTTTCATGCAGATACAGAAGGACTTAATTTTAGAAAGGCATTTCAAGATGCTGGATTTTATTTATCTGGTACTTGTATTTGGAAGAAACAGTCCCTTGTACTTGGAAGAAGTCCCTATCAATGGCAACATGAACCAATCCTCTATGGCTGGAAGAAAAAAGGAAAACACAACTGGTACACAGGAAGGAAAGAGTCTACCATTTGGGAATTTGATAAACCAAGAAAAAATGGCGACCATCCCACTATGAAACCTATCCCACTTTTATCTTATCCAATTAAAAATTCATCAATGACAAACTCCGTTGTACTTGATCCATTTGGTGGAAGTGGAAGTACACTAATAGCTTGTGAACAGACTTATAGAATTTGTAGGATGATAGAACTTGATGAAAAATTTGTAGATGTCATTGTAAATAGGTTTATTGAATTGGTTGGCAGTGATAAAGATGTAAGCCTTTTAAGAGATGGAAAAGAGTATAAGTATGAAGATGTTTTTAATCTGACTTGA
- a CDS encoding S-adenosylmethionine synthetase N-terminal domain-containing protein: MFEKVNPKHPDKLSDCIAGAIVDLAYKEKDNPKIAVEVLLGHGNCHVIIETDCKLNKKEIEAAIRRITGEVKVDVKIVEQDIHLSNNQKEKIRCGDNGIFKGVPTSDEEKKLSLIAREIYSNYPYDGKYILDGDKLIICQSNVPTEILKSIYPRAIVNPLGDWTGGYNVDTGATNRKLGSDMGRAVTGGGLHGKDLSKADVSVNIYAHLKAQEENREVELSCAIGDETVDGKPYSEIVEIARNYINSIGGFEEFAKWGLI; encoded by the coding sequence TTGTTTGAAAAAGTAAATCCAAAGCATCCAGATAAATTGTCGGATTGCATCGCTGGTGCAATTGTAGATTTAGCATATAAAGAAAAGGACAATCCTAAAATAGCAGTTGAAGTATTGCTAGGGCATGGAAATTGCCATGTCATTATTGAAACGGACTGCAAGTTAAATAAAAAAGAAATTGAAGCAGCGATTAGGAGAATAACGGGAGAAGTAAAAGTCGATGTAAAAATTGTAGAGCAAGACATTCACTTATCGAACAATCAAAAAGAAAAGATAAGATGTGGTGACAATGGAATTTTTAAGGGAGTACCCACATCAGATGAAGAAAAGAAACTATCTTTAATTGCTCGTGAAATTTATTCTAATTATCCCTACGATGGGAAATACATCCTTGATGGAGATAAACTCATCATCTGTCAGTCAAATGTACCAACAGAAATTTTAAAATCGATTTATCCAAGAGCAATTGTAAATCCATTGGGGGATTGGACTGGGGGATACAATGTTGATACTGGAGCGACCAATAGGAAACTCGGATCTGACATGGGAAGAGCAGTAACTGGTGGAGGTCTTCATGGTAAAGACCTATCCAAGGCTGATGTATCAGTCAATATTTATGCCCACCTAAAGGCACAAGAGGAAAATAGAGAGGTTGAATTATCCTGTGCAATCGGGGATGAAACTGTTGATGGTAAACCATATTCAGAAATTGTAGAAATTGCTAGAAACTACATTAACTCTATTGGTGGTTTTGAGGAATTTGCTAAGTGGGGGCTAATATGA
- a CDS encoding P27 family phage terminase small subunit, with the protein MAKDGTYRGGRRVKAGGKPQPAVEKIEKGKKVEILMNDIPTFTPEEIDAVDLPDGAVLDGADMPTPSDYLSAKQKNGIPLGADEIYKETWSWLKQRNCENLVNPRLLESYSQAFARYIQCEEAISQFGLLGKHPTTGGVIASPFVQMSSQFQKTANLLWYEIYDIVKENCTEVYEDYGEDMMEKLLRSRK; encoded by the coding sequence ATCGCTAAAGACGGAACATACAGAGGTGGAAGACGAGTAAAAGCAGGAGGGAAACCACAGCCTGCTGTTGAAAAAATAGAGAAAGGTAAAAAAGTAGAAATATTAATGAATGATATTCCAACATTTACTCCAGAAGAAATAGATGCTGTTGACTTACCAGACGGAGCAGTCCTTGATGGAGCAGATATGCCAACACCTAGTGACTATCTATCTGCAAAACAAAAGAATGGCATACCATTAGGTGCAGATGAAATATATAAAGAGACTTGGAGTTGGTTAAAACAGAGAAACTGTGAAAACTTAGTAAATCCAAGATTATTAGAATCCTACTCCCAGGCTTTTGCAAGATACATTCAATGTGAAGAGGCAATAAGTCAATTTGGACTTTTAGGAAAGCATCCTACAACTGGTGGAGTTATTGCATCTCCATTTGTGCAGATGTCTAGTCAGTTTCAAAAAACAGCTAATCTTTTATGGTATGAGATTTACGACATTGTAAAAGAAAACTGCACGGAAGTCTATGAAGACTATGGAGAAGATATGATGGAAAAATTACTTAGAAGCAGAAAGTGA
- a CDS encoding HNH endonuclease, with translation MPRKPKRPCSHPGCPELVDGRFCKKHEKEYNRNYEKYKRDPKTHKRYGKAWRLIRKRYVAEHPLCEMCLKENRMTKVEEVHHILPLSLGGTNDEDNLMSLCKSCHSKIHARSGDRFGG, from the coding sequence GTGCCGAGAAAACCTAAGAGACCATGTTCACATCCAGGTTGTCCTGAATTAGTTGATGGACGATTCTGCAAGAAACATGAGAAAGAATACAACAGAAACTATGAAAAATATAAAAGAGATCCTAAAACTCATAAGCGTTATGGAAAAGCATGGAGACTTATACGAAAAAGATATGTAGCAGAGCATCCACTTTGTGAGATGTGTTTAAAAGAAAATAGAATGACAAAGGTAGAGGAAGTACATCACATACTTCCTCTTTCACTTGGTGGAACTAATGACGAGGACAATCTTATGAGTCTTTGTAAATCTTGCCACTCAAAGATTCATGCAAGGAGTGGAGATAGATTTGGAGGATAG